One Pseudoalteromonas undina genomic region harbors:
- a CDS encoding thermostable hemolysin, producing MQLAQHHSSAALFQQPFHFVSATQSDKHRQRLEDTVKQGFFAAYNASLTSFMPLLCQYKTVQGHCTLGLRNATSPLFIEQYLAAAIEQFLPPCTPRNKVFELGNLCSTHRKATLSHFIIVNEALRGFGASYLVFCATKKVRALLRLLGVTCNEIALANSTVVDQPKSWGSYYENQPTVCIVNLAQAHQQVLNTPMLLNIKQQNTQQINALMTALESI from the coding sequence ATGCAACTAGCTCAACATCATTCCTCAGCTGCGCTGTTTCAACAGCCTTTTCATTTTGTTAGTGCTACACAAAGTGATAAACACCGTCAGCGCCTTGAAGATACAGTAAAACAAGGCTTTTTCGCTGCGTATAATGCAAGCCTAACCTCATTTATGCCATTACTCTGTCAGTATAAAACTGTGCAAGGGCATTGCACATTAGGGCTCAGAAACGCTACTTCCCCTTTATTCATTGAACAATATTTAGCTGCGGCCATTGAACAATTTTTACCACCATGCACACCGCGAAATAAGGTGTTTGAGCTAGGTAACCTTTGCTCAACACATCGTAAAGCCACGCTATCTCATTTTATTATTGTAAATGAAGCTTTGCGCGGCTTTGGCGCGAGCTACTTAGTGTTTTGCGCTACCAAAAAAGTACGCGCCTTACTGCGCCTACTAGGTGTTACCTGCAACGAAATTGCACTGGCTAATAGCACTGTAGTAGATCAGCCAAAGAGCTGGGGTAGCTATTATGAGAATCAGCCTACGGTGTGCATTGTTAATTTAGCGCAGGCACATCAGCAAGTACTTAACACACCCATGCTGTTAAATATTAAACAGCAAAATACACAACAAATTAATGCCTTGATGACTGCGTTGGAGAGCATATGA
- a CDS encoding AMP-binding protein codes for MSLLNNINKVANEPVVVSYLANKVMPISVLELQQETNKLTAIFNALDSGAIAFQLDNTPAWLVVDAATSAANKVAVPIAHFFSQQQTQYVLAQCGAQFFISDMPRHSLGKHSLSVTLFEHYTLYIYQLDAIEPVDYFTGTQKITFTSGSTGEPKGVCLSTQSQMQVAQSLYEQINISNPVHLCLLPLPVLLENIAGVYAPLLSGGCVHLMPLNELGFVGSGLKNPNKLIGAIDSVKPNTLILVPELLTCLVAFAKQGWQPPKSLKFIAVGGARVSESLILTAREYNLPVYQGYGLSEAASVVSLNTPNYDDINSAGEVLGHVETKVENDELFIKGSLFLGYLNQAPHNPNIWYATGDLVSKRNNKLYIKGRVKNLIITSMGRNVSAEWPESLILSQSAIQQAVVFGESQPFLSALIYAAPGFSDEQLKAHLKTVNQQLPDYAQIKKWHRLAQPLSEQQGLLTANNRPKRAAISQHYSPIFEQFYRLGEVIHE; via the coding sequence ATGAGCCTATTAAATAATATTAATAAGGTAGCGAATGAGCCTGTGGTTGTTAGTTACTTAGCCAATAAAGTGATGCCTATTAGCGTTTTGGAGTTACAACAAGAAACTAATAAGCTGACAGCTATTTTTAACGCTTTAGATTCTGGTGCAATTGCCTTCCAGCTTGATAATACTCCAGCTTGGCTGGTTGTTGATGCCGCAACCAGTGCTGCAAACAAGGTTGCGGTGCCTATCGCCCATTTTTTTAGTCAGCAGCAAACACAGTATGTGCTAGCGCAATGCGGTGCGCAGTTTTTTATTAGTGATATGCCTCGTCATTCGCTTGGTAAGCATTCATTGTCGGTAACATTATTTGAGCATTATACCCTTTATATTTATCAGCTCGATGCGATTGAGCCCGTGGACTATTTTACTGGTACGCAAAAAATTACATTTACTTCAGGTTCTACTGGTGAGCCAAAAGGGGTGTGCTTATCAACACAAAGCCAGATGCAGGTAGCTCAGTCATTATATGAGCAAATAAACATTAGTAACCCCGTGCATTTATGCTTACTTCCGCTGCCAGTACTATTGGAAAATATAGCGGGTGTGTATGCGCCTTTGTTAAGTGGCGGTTGTGTACATTTAATGCCGCTAAACGAATTAGGTTTTGTTGGCTCAGGGTTAAAAAACCCTAACAAACTCATTGGTGCAATCGATAGTGTAAAACCTAACACCCTTATTTTAGTACCTGAGTTATTAACGTGTTTAGTTGCCTTTGCAAAACAAGGCTGGCAGCCACCAAAGTCACTTAAGTTTATTGCTGTTGGCGGAGCACGGGTTAGTGAATCTTTAATTTTAACTGCACGAGAATATAACCTACCGGTTTATCAAGGTTATGGTTTGTCTGAGGCTGCTTCAGTAGTGAGTTTAAACACCCCCAACTATGACGACATAAATAGTGCTGGTGAAGTATTAGGGCACGTTGAAACGAAAGTTGAAAATGATGAGTTATTTATTAAAGGGTCGTTATTTTTAGGGTATTTAAATCAAGCGCCGCATAACCCAAATATCTGGTACGCCACTGGCGACTTAGTATCTAAGCGTAATAATAAGCTGTACATAAAAGGGCGAGTAAAAAATCTGATCATCACCAGTATGGGGCGTAATGTTAGCGCCGAATGGCCTGAATCATTAATTTTAAGCCAAAGTGCGATACAGCAAGCGGTGGTGTTTGGTGAAAGCCAGCCATTTTTAAGCGCGCTTATTTATGCGGCTCCCGGATTTAGTGATGAGCAATTAAAAGCACATTTAAAAACAGTAAACCAGCAACTTCCTGACTACGCACAGATTAAAAAGTGGCACCGTTTAGCCCAACCTTTAAGCGAGCAGCAAGGGTTATTAACCGCTAATAATCGCCCTAAACGAGCGGCAATCAGTCAGCACTACAGCCCTATTTTTGAACAGTTTTACCGACTTGGAGAAGTGATCCATGAGTGA
- a CDS encoding TenA family transcriptional regulator, with protein sequence MSDFFNTLKAQTQNEREYLLAAPIIQRVFYGQATLEEYASFLAQAYHHVKHTVPLMMSLGARLTDEQEWLREAVAEYIEEEIGHQEWVLNDIAACGFDKECVRHSQPQFATEMMVSYAYDSIARKNPLSFFGMVHVLEGTSIALADGAASNIANAVGLPKKAFSYLTSHGALDIEHVKFFENLMNQITDEADQQAILHGAKCFYRLYGDIFRALDDEPFFKASAQEQHA encoded by the coding sequence ATGAGTGATTTTTTTAATACATTAAAAGCACAAACTCAAAACGAGCGTGAGTACTTATTAGCTGCGCCAATTATACAGCGTGTATTTTACGGACAAGCAACGCTTGAAGAGTATGCCTCGTTTTTAGCGCAGGCTTATCATCATGTAAAACACACCGTTCCTTTAATGATGTCACTTGGCGCACGTTTAACTGATGAGCAAGAATGGTTACGTGAAGCGGTAGCTGAATATATTGAAGAAGAAATTGGTCATCAAGAGTGGGTGCTAAACGACATTGCAGCCTGTGGGTTTGATAAAGAATGTGTGCGCCATAGTCAGCCACAATTCGCCACTGAAATGATGGTGTCGTATGCCTACGATAGTATTGCACGTAAAAATCCGCTTAGCTTTTTTGGCATGGTGCACGTATTAGAAGGGACCTCAATTGCGCTAGCCGACGGTGCCGCATCAAACATAGCAAATGCAGTAGGACTTCCTAAAAAAGCGTTTAGCTATCTAACCTCTCACGGCGCGCTTGATATAGAGCATGTTAAGTTTTTTGAAAACCTAATGAATCAAATTACCGACGAGGCGGATCAGCAGGCTATTTTACATGGCGCAAAATGTTTTTACCGTTTGTACGGCGATATTTTTCGCGCTTTAGACGACGAGCCGTTTTTTAAAGCATCAGCACAAGAGCAACACGCATGA
- a CDS encoding SDR family oxidoreductase → MNTGLCVLTGATGGIGQAIAKTLHGQGWQLLLVGRNSDALNTLSSQCPGSMVFVGDLKVAENMLALAIKAKKLGGAKLLINNAGINVMQSLSASSSEQIDNLLSTNLAVPMKLCQLFLAQLHANKGSIVNVGSSFGSIGYPYQTLYCASKFGLRGFSEALSRELSDTPVKVSYLAPRATDTDINDAQTRAMNKAFGNQMDSPQLVADELVALLNSNKTRRFIGFPEKLFARINGVFPRIVDNAIAKQLPKIKQFLG, encoded by the coding sequence ATGAATACCGGCTTATGTGTATTAACTGGTGCGACAGGTGGAATTGGTCAAGCCATTGCCAAAACACTACACGGCCAAGGTTGGCAACTACTCTTGGTGGGGCGAAATAGTGATGCCCTCAATACGCTAAGTAGCCAATGTCCCGGTAGTATGGTTTTTGTGGGGGATTTAAAGGTTGCCGAAAACATGTTGGCACTCGCCATTAAAGCCAAAAAATTAGGGGGCGCTAAGTTACTCATAAACAATGCAGGCATTAATGTAATGCAAAGCTTAAGTGCATCGAGTAGTGAGCAAATTGATAATCTACTGAGCACTAATTTAGCCGTCCCTATGAAATTATGTCAGCTGTTTTTAGCGCAATTGCATGCGAATAAAGGCTCCATAGTTAATGTTGGGTCGTCATTTGGCAGTATAGGTTACCCATATCAAACACTTTACTGTGCTAGTAAGTTCGGTTTACGTGGTTTTAGCGAAGCGCTATCACGAGAGCTTTCAGATACACCCGTTAAAGTTAGTTATTTAGCACCAAGAGCAACCGATACAGATATTAATGATGCACAAACACGAGCAATGAATAAGGCGTTTGGTAATCAAATGGACTCCCCGCAGTTGGTGGCTGATGAGTTAGTTGCGTTATTAAACTCAAATAAAACCAGACGATTTATTGGTTTTCCTGAGAAACTTTTTGCACGTATCAATGGTGTTTTTCCACGTATTGTGGATAACGCAATTGCTAAACAGCTCCCTAAAATAAAACAGTTTTTAGGTTAA
- a CDS encoding response regulator, protein MHLLLVEDDNLVAQGLCRSLRQEGYSVEHSATVKHALQCLGSGEIELVILDLGLPDGDGSQILKHIKAQKKVIPVVILTARSSIDDKVQGLDMGADDYLAKPFEPAELFARLRVASRRVNQAQSSLLQCGEVTMDTSAHSVTLSDELLSLPRKEYMLLKALLENQGRVQSKQQLENKLYQWGEEVGSNTIEVHIHHLRKKFPSDFIKTLRGIGYVVGKR, encoded by the coding sequence ATGCATTTATTATTAGTTGAAGATGATAATCTTGTGGCGCAAGGGCTTTGCCGCTCATTGCGCCAAGAAGGCTACAGTGTAGAGCATAGCGCAACGGTTAAGCATGCATTGCAATGCTTAGGCAGTGGTGAAATAGAGTTGGTTATACTTGACCTAGGTTTACCCGATGGTGATGGTTCACAAATTTTAAAGCACATAAAAGCGCAAAAAAAAGTGATTCCGGTGGTTATACTAACTGCACGAAGTAGCATAGATGACAAGGTGCAAGGGCTTGATATGGGCGCTGATGATTATTTAGCTAAGCCATTTGAACCAGCCGAATTATTTGCTCGTTTGCGCGTAGCAAGCCGACGAGTAAATCAAGCTCAGTCGAGTTTATTACAGTGTGGTGAAGTGACTATGGACACGTCAGCGCATAGTGTCACACTCAGCGATGAGCTGCTTTCTCTGCCACGAAAAGAATACATGCTGCTAAAGGCACTATTGGAAAACCAAGGTCGCGTGCAATCTAAACAGCAGTTAGAAAATAAACTCTATCAATGGGGTGAAGAGGTTGGCTCTAACACCATTGAAGTGCATATTCATCACCTACGAAAAAAATTCCCCAGCGATTTTATTAAAACTCTCCGTGGTATTGGTTATGTCGTGGGAAAGAGATAG
- a CDS encoding ATP-binding protein: MSIRKRLTLILLSMMVLTCFLALVKGYQKSMSHGEQLLDSELKVVAGVLMQQPLSINAMAPKMQESAQLLYQIWQAGELLSGSDELNLDLNQYQAGFQTLNIAGQRMRVFVFVTSLRTVVVAEPIAKRFELAEAVILSAMLPMLWAVPLLALFISFFVKYALAPLTRLSKQLALRQANDFTAINWQVTDEEIKPVISRLNDLFKRVETAYLRERFFASDAAHELRTPLSSLKINVHNLAAQQGDNQELQAMTQGINRLSNIVEQMLILGRTQPEQWQKQFKEQSLLAITQEGVSQLYEKIEAKNHTISLEGDDFIINGDEFTLVTLISNLLSNAIKYAPANGQIKITLKQMHKQRIWQIEDSGPGMTDDQKQRIFNRFYRVGGDQHPSGEQGAGLGMAIVQHIIAIYRAEIHLTDSDLGGLKVQVVFAGAKCD, from the coding sequence ATGTCAATTCGTAAGCGTTTAACTCTTATTTTACTATCAATGATGGTGTTAACGTGCTTTTTAGCTTTAGTCAAAGGCTACCAAAAAAGTATGAGCCATGGTGAGCAACTACTTGATAGTGAGCTAAAAGTAGTCGCTGGAGTGTTGATGCAACAGCCTTTATCTATAAACGCCATGGCGCCAAAAATGCAAGAAAGCGCCCAGTTACTGTATCAAATTTGGCAAGCTGGTGAGCTCCTTAGTGGCTCTGACGAATTAAATCTTGATTTGAACCAGTATCAAGCGGGTTTTCAAACGCTTAATATTGCAGGGCAGCGAATGCGGGTATTCGTTTTTGTCACTTCTTTACGCACCGTGGTTGTTGCCGAGCCGATTGCTAAGCGGTTTGAACTTGCCGAGGCGGTGATTTTATCAGCCATGTTGCCTATGCTTTGGGCGGTTCCTTTGCTTGCGCTATTTATTAGCTTTTTTGTTAAATATGCACTGGCACCATTAACCCGTTTATCAAAACAGTTAGCTCTGCGCCAAGCAAATGATTTCACAGCGATCAATTGGCAGGTGACTGATGAAGAGATAAAACCGGTGATCAGCCGCTTAAACGATTTATTTAAACGCGTAGAAACCGCCTATTTACGAGAGCGTTTTTTTGCCTCTGATGCGGCACATGAATTACGTACTCCCCTGAGCAGTTTAAAAATTAATGTGCATAATTTGGCTGCTCAACAAGGGGATAACCAAGAATTACAAGCCATGACTCAAGGTATTAATCGACTGTCCAATATAGTAGAGCAAATGCTAATACTAGGGCGTACTCAGCCAGAGCAGTGGCAAAAACAGTTTAAGGAGCAATCATTATTAGCGATCACGCAAGAAGGTGTTAGCCAGTTGTATGAAAAAATAGAGGCTAAAAACCACACTATCAGTCTTGAGGGAGATGACTTTATCATTAACGGTGATGAATTTACCTTAGTGACGTTGATTTCAAACCTACTTAGCAATGCCATAAAGTACGCACCAGCTAATGGACAAATAAAAATAACTCTAAAGCAGATGCACAAGCAGCGTATTTGGCAAATAGAAGACAGTGGTCCAGGTATGACGGACGATCAAAAACAACGGATATTTAATCGCTTCTATCGTGTTGGCGGTGACCAACACCCTTCGGGTGAACAAGGTGCGGGTTTAGGCATGGCAATAGTGCAGCATATTATTGCTATTTATCGCGCTGAAATTCACTTAACGGATAGTGATTTGGGTGGCTTAAAAGTACAGGTAGTTTTTGCAGGAGCTAAATGTGATTAA
- a CDS encoding cupredoxin domain-containing protein, with protein MIKRLIRPYLYCCVFLSFNAASKDYLIVLKDHLFYPAEIVVPANKKVRLLIENQDSTPEEFDSFDLNREKVLYPKRKSVIYIGPLIPGRYEFFGEFSPNTARGAVIVTEKERSNANN; from the coding sequence GTGATTAAACGACTTATTAGGCCTTACTTATATTGTTGTGTATTTTTATCATTTAACGCCGCCAGTAAAGACTATCTTATTGTACTTAAAGATCATTTGTTTTACCCCGCAGAAATCGTCGTGCCGGCCAATAAAAAGGTACGCTTGTTAATCGAAAATCAAGATAGTACGCCTGAAGAGTTCGACAGTTTCGATCTCAATCGAGAGAAAGTACTTTACCCTAAGCGCAAAAGCGTTATTTATATCGGGCCGTTAATCCCTGGGCGCTATGAATTTTTTGGCGAGTTTTCGCCCAATACGGCGCGTGGTGCTGTCATAGTGACTGAAAAGGAGCGTTCTAATGCTAATAACTAG
- a CDS encoding cold-shock protein: MSNIVSGTVKWFNESKGFGFIEQENGPDVFAHFSAIKSEGFKTLAEGQRVEFTLSQGQKGPQADNITAL, from the coding sequence ATGTCTAACATCGTATCAGGTACAGTTAAGTGGTTCAACGAGTCTAAAGGTTTTGGTTTCATCGAGCAAGAAAACGGTCCAGACGTTTTCGCACATTTCTCAGCAATCAAAAGCGAAGGTTTCAAAACTTTAGCTGAAGGCCAACGTGTAGAGTTCACTCTTTCACAAGGTCAAAAAGGTCCTCAAGCTGATAACATCACAGCTCTATAA
- a CDS encoding substrate-binding periplasmic protein has product MLLFSQKIQAAEPKLVIYTESFPPYNFQDGTGQLVGINHDIVKDTCARAALECEFIMLPWKRAYHLVQSNPQSAIFSLAKTQEREPLFKWVGPLVSNQTYFYKLKTSEHIVMDDITQAKNYSLGIVRGDIYEMLVRRLGFVADKNLLLFSEADSFMRLFFKKRIDLIIGSDFTIGHQTEPFGYSRDDLVKLKQIHVDELKGNYIGFNKAASPVVVERFNQALKQLKAESEYKPYINRYVKN; this is encoded by the coding sequence GTGCTGTTATTTAGCCAAAAAATTCAGGCTGCTGAGCCTAAACTGGTTATTTATACCGAAAGTTTTCCTCCGTATAACTTTCAAGATGGCACTGGCCAATTGGTGGGTATCAATCATGACATAGTAAAAGATACCTGTGCCCGTGCAGCGCTAGAGTGCGAGTTTATAATGCTACCTTGGAAGCGTGCTTACCACTTAGTGCAAAGTAACCCGCAGTCAGCCATTTTTTCTTTGGCAAAAACGCAAGAGCGAGAACCTCTTTTTAAATGGGTTGGACCCTTGGTGTCAAATCAAACCTATTTTTATAAATTAAAAACCAGTGAACATATTGTCATGGACGATATCACCCAAGCTAAGAACTATTCGTTAGGCATAGTGCGAGGCGATATTTATGAAATGCTGGTGCGTCGACTTGGGTTTGTAGCTGATAAAAACTTATTGCTATTTAGTGAAGCAGACTCATTTATGCGTTTGTTTTTTAAAAAACGTATCGATTTAATTATTGGATCTGACTTTACCATAGGCCATCAAACCGAACCATTTGGCTACTCTAGAGATGATTTAGTAAAGCTTAAACAAATTCATGTAGATGAGCTAAAAGGCAATTATATTGGTTTTAATAAAGCTGCTTCACCTGTGGTTGTAGAACGTTTTAATCAAGCTCTAAAGCAACTTAAAGCTGAATCTGAGTATAAACCTTACATTAACCGTTACGTTAAAAATTAA
- a CDS encoding NupC/NupG family nucleoside CNT transporter: MTTFMSLVGMMVLLGIAFAASTNRKAIKLRTVGIAFLMQVIIGGFVLFFEAGKNVLASMSRAVSSVIGYANDGISFLFGPLASQDTLGFIFAIQVLPVIVFFSALVAVLYHLGIMDWIIKILGGGLQKLLKTSRTESLSATANIFVGQTEAPLIVKPFIATMTKSELFAVMVGGLATVAGSVMAGYVIIGVDLKYLIAASFMAAPGGFLMAKMIVPETETPKDDLAEIDLGDDKPVNVIDAAASGAANGMQLALNVGAMLLAFVALIALLNGLLGGIGGLFDYPTLTLQEILGYLFAPVAWLLGVPWNEAIIAGSFIGQKLVVNEFVAYLDFINYRDTLSAHTQAIVTFALCGFANLSSIAILLGGLGGMAPSRRKDIARLGLRAVLAGSMANLMSAAIAGFFLSLA, from the coding sequence ATGACAACATTTATGAGCTTAGTAGGCATGATGGTGCTACTAGGCATTGCCTTTGCAGCCTCAACTAATCGCAAAGCAATAAAACTAAGAACCGTGGGTATCGCATTTTTAATGCAAGTGATTATCGGCGGATTTGTACTGTTTTTTGAAGCAGGCAAAAATGTATTAGCGAGTATGTCTCGCGCCGTTTCATCGGTTATTGGTTATGCCAACGATGGAATTAGCTTTTTATTTGGCCCATTAGCTTCGCAAGATACGCTAGGGTTTATTTTTGCAATTCAAGTATTGCCCGTTATTGTGTTTTTCTCAGCGTTGGTTGCTGTGTTATATCACTTAGGCATTATGGATTGGATTATTAAAATTTTGGGTGGCGGTTTACAAAAATTATTGAAAACCTCACGCACCGAGTCGCTTTCAGCCACAGCAAATATTTTTGTTGGTCAAACTGAAGCGCCTTTAATTGTTAAACCGTTTATTGCAACCATGACCAAGTCGGAATTGTTTGCCGTAATGGTTGGTGGTTTAGCCACCGTAGCAGGCTCTGTAATGGCCGGTTATGTGATTATTGGTGTTGACCTTAAGTATTTAATTGCAGCCAGCTTTATGGCGGCACCAGGTGGTTTCTTAATGGCAAAAATGATAGTGCCAGAGACAGAAACACCTAAAGATGATTTAGCCGAGATAGATTTAGGCGATGACAAACCGGTTAATGTTATTGATGCAGCAGCATCAGGCGCAGCAAACGGTATGCAGTTGGCACTTAACGTAGGTGCAATGCTACTTGCTTTCGTTGCGTTAATTGCTTTATTAAACGGTTTATTAGGCGGTATTGGTGGGTTGTTTGATTACCCTACATTAACGCTACAAGAAATTTTAGGCTACTTATTTGCCCCTGTTGCATGGTTACTAGGAGTACCGTGGAATGAGGCAATTATAGCCGGCAGCTTTATTGGTCAAAAGTTAGTGGTAAATGAGTTTGTTGCTTACTTAGACTTTATAAATTATCGCGATACGTTAAGTGCGCATACACAAGCAATTGTTACTTTTGCATTGTGTGGCTTTGCTAACTTATCATCGATAGCCATTTTACTAGGTGGATTAGGCGGTATGGCGCCTAGTCGGCGAAAGGATATCGCACGCTTAGGGCTCAGAGCAGTGTTAGCAGGATCTATGGCTAACCTTATGAGCGCAGCAATTGCTGGGTTTTTCCTCTCGCTAGCTTAG
- the udk gene encoding uridine kinase translates to MTRTIIAIAGASASGKSLFSQTIYNELVNELEPGAIAIIEEDAYYKDQSHLPMAHRTQTNYDHPDAFEHELMLEHLTQLRNGHSVEVPTYDYAQHTRSDKTRRVASAKILIVEGILLLSDKALNKEFDIKVFIDTPLDICLMRRMQRDMEQRGRTLQSVVEQYQATVRPMFYQFIEPSKHNADLVVTRGGMNRVAIDIIKSKIKYILQE, encoded by the coding sequence GTGACACGAACTATTATAGCTATTGCAGGCGCATCGGCGTCCGGCAAATCTCTATTTAGCCAAACAATTTATAATGAATTGGTAAATGAGCTTGAACCAGGCGCTATCGCCATTATTGAAGAAGATGCTTATTACAAGGATCAATCGCATTTGCCGATGGCACATCGTACGCAAACGAATTACGACCATCCTGATGCATTTGAACACGAACTAATGCTTGAGCATTTAACACAACTTCGTAATGGCCACTCTGTTGAAGTACCAACTTATGATTATGCCCAACATACACGCAGCGATAAAACACGCCGTGTGGCTTCGGCTAAAATACTCATTGTAGAAGGTATTTTATTACTGAGCGATAAAGCGCTTAATAAAGAATTTGATATCAAGGTGTTTATAGATACACCGCTAGATATTTGTTTAATGCGCCGAATGCAACGCGACATGGAACAAAGAGGCAGAACATTACAATCTGTTGTTGAGCAATATCAAGCAACTGTTAGACCGATGTTTTATCAATTTATTGAGCCTTCAAAGCATAACGCTGATTTAGTTGTGACTCGAGGCGGTATGAATCGCGTTGCGATTGATATTATAAAAAGTAAAATAAAGTACATTTTACAAGAATAA
- a CDS encoding phosphopentomutase: protein MARAIILMADSLGIGAAPDADKFGDVGANTFAHLLKAYYDETGSKLSLPNLSKLGLVDACEAAGKEPCLIADRNEPQGAWGYAKELSSGKDTPSGHWEMAGVPVLFDWGYFPKTQPSFPQEFVDEFIARTGIPGILGNCHASGTTILEQLGEEHVKTGKPICYTSADSVFQIAAHEESFGLEKLYQVCEIARALLDEMNIGRVIARPFLGSNSQDFARTGNRRDYSVLPPSPTLLDVLAKDGGEVISIGKISDIYAHQGITQKHKAPGLMNLLEKTSEVMATAQDHSLIFTNLVDFDEKFGHRRNPVGYAKALKEFDDYLPTILDQLKPDDLLMITADHGCDPTFPGSEHTREYVPVIAYQPGMNNTPLGERNSFADIGQTLAQWFNLKALEYGDGFIDKLNTVK from the coding sequence ATGGCAAGAGCAATTATCTTAATGGCGGATAGTTTAGGAATTGGCGCAGCACCCGATGCAGATAAATTCGGTGATGTAGGTGCTAATACATTCGCACATTTACTCAAGGCATATTATGACGAAACTGGCAGTAAGCTTTCGCTTCCTAACCTTTCAAAATTAGGGTTAGTTGATGCATGTGAAGCCGCTGGTAAAGAACCCTGTTTAATTGCTGACCGAAATGAGCCACAAGGTGCATGGGGTTATGCAAAAGAGCTTTCAAGCGGTAAAGACACGCCATCGGGTCATTGGGAAATGGCTGGTGTGCCAGTGTTATTTGATTGGGGATATTTCCCAAAAACACAACCGAGTTTCCCACAAGAATTTGTAGACGAGTTTATTGCTCGTACAGGTATTCCGGGCATTTTAGGCAATTGCCATGCATCGGGAACCACCATTTTAGAGCAGCTAGGTGAAGAGCACGTAAAAACAGGTAAACCAATCTGTTACACCTCAGCTGACAGTGTGTTTCAAATAGCCGCGCATGAAGAATCATTCGGCCTAGAGAAGCTTTATCAAGTTTGCGAAATCGCACGGGCGCTGCTTGATGAAATGAATATAGGACGAGTGATTGCGCGGCCATTTTTGGGTTCAAATAGTCAAGACTTTGCCAGAACCGGTAATCGTCGTGATTATTCAGTATTACCGCCTTCGCCAACATTGCTTGATGTACTTGCAAAAGACGGTGGCGAAGTAATCAGTATTGGTAAAATTTCAGATATTTATGCGCACCAAGGCATTACCCAAAAGCATAAAGCGCCAGGGTTAATGAACTTGCTGGAAAAAACCAGTGAAGTGATGGCCACTGCGCAGGATCACAGTTTAATTTTTACCAATTTAGTTGATTTTGATGAAAAGTTTGGCCATCGCAGAAATCCTGTTGGCTATGCCAAAGCGCTAAAAGAGTTTGATGATTACTTACCAACTATTTTAGATCAGCTAAAGCCTGATGATTTATTAATGATCACCGCCGATCATGGCTGTGACCCGACCTTTCCAGGGTCAGAGCACACTCGTGAGTATGTGCCAGTTATTGCTTATCAGCCAGGAATGAACAACACGCCACTGGGTGAACGCAATAGCTTTGCTGATATCGGTCAAACACTTGCGCAATGGTTTAACTTAAAAGCGTTAGAATATGGTGATGGCTTTATTGATAAGCTGAACACAGTTAAATAA
- the deoD gene encoding purine-nucleoside phosphorylase: MSTPHVSANVGDFAETVLMPGDPLRAQYIAENFLDDAVQVTGVRNMYGFTGTYKGKPVSIMGSGMGIPSMSIYARELIVSFGVKNIIRIGTCGGIGSDIKIRDVIFAQGASTDSNVNRARVRGTDFAAIANFDLLLNGVNAAKDLGIDAKVGNVFTTDTFYQADDTFYKDLDKLGVLAVDMETAGLYGVAAEYGAKAMALFTVSDHVITGEATPADERQTTFNEMVKIALESI; this comes from the coding sequence ATGAGTACTCCGCATGTCAGTGCAAACGTAGGTGATTTTGCCGAAACAGTATTAATGCCAGGCGATCCGCTACGCGCACAATATATTGCTGAAAACTTTTTAGATGATGCAGTGCAAGTAACTGGCGTACGTAACATGTACGGCTTTACTGGAACTTACAAAGGTAAGCCAGTGAGCATTATGGGTTCTGGCATGGGCATTCCTTCAATGTCAATTTATGCTCGTGAACTTATTGTTAGTTTTGGCGTTAAAAATATTATCCGTATTGGTACCTGTGGTGGTATTGGCAGCGATATTAAAATTCGCGACGTAATTTTTGCACAAGGTGCAAGCACAGATTCTAACGTGAACCGTGCCCGCGTTCGTGGTACTGACTTTGCAGCGATTGCTAACTTTGATTTACTTTTAAACGGCGTTAATGCGGCTAAAGATTTAGGCATTGATGCAAAAGTAGGTAACGTATTTACTACCGATACTTTCTATCAAGCAGACGACACTTTCTACAAAGACCTAGACAAACTAGGTGTACTTGCTGTTGATATGGAAACAGCTGGCCTATACGGCGTAGCAGCAGAGTATGGCGCAAAAGCAATGGCATTATTTACCGTAAGCGATCACGTGATCACCGGCGAAGCAACACCTGCAGATGAGCGTCAAACCACGTTCAACGAAATGGTAAAAATTGCATTAGAGTCTATCTAG